One stretch of Zingiber officinale cultivar Zhangliang chromosome 6B, Zo_v1.1, whole genome shotgun sequence DNA includes these proteins:
- the LOC121990299 gene encoding serine carboxypeptidase-like 34 has translation MAKSTLLFAGPGCSSIGYGEAEELGPFLTQKDVSELMLNQQSWNKEANLLFIEAPVGVGFSYTNTSSDLNNIGDKFTAEDSYIFLLNWFKRFPQFKSHDFFIAGESYAGHYVPQLSEKIFDENKRASPEDFINFKGFMIGNALLDDDTDQTGMIDYAWDHAVISDQVYHDVKSNCNFSDENSTDACNAALDAYYAVYDIIDMYSLYAPVCLDSAASASGISTKNGHFISGVAPKLASRHSQWHQKPTGYDPCAYYYTEAYFNRGDVQEALHANVSGSIPYNWTHCSDVINYWNDSPASILPVIRKLVDGGVRVWVYSGDADGRIPVTATRYTLRKLGLKTVQEWTPWYDRQEVGGWRIVYDQGLTFVTIRGAGHEVPTFAPRQARQLVRAFLANKQLPSSPF, from the exons ATGGCTAAAAGTACTCTTTTATTCGCAGGACCTGGTTGTTCTTCCATTGGCTACGGAGAGGCAGAGGAATTAGGGCCCTTTCTCACGCAGAAGGATGTGTCAGAGCTGATGCTCAACCAACAATCCTGGAACAAAg AGGCCAACTTGCTCTTCATCGAGGCCCCTGTCGGAGTAGGATTTTCTTACACGAACACAAGCTCCGACTTGAACAATATCGGAGATAAGTTCACTG CTGAAGACTCTTACATCTTCCTCCTCAACTGGTTCAAGAGATTCCCCCAGTTCAAATCTCACGACTTTTTCATCGCCGGAGAAAGCTACGCGGGGCACTACGTACCGCAACTCTCCGAGAAAATCTTCGACGAAAACAAACGTGCTTCGCCGGAGGATTTCATCAACTTCAAGGGCTTCATG ATCGGGAACGCCTTGCTGGACGACGACACGGATCAAACCGGCATGATCGACTACGCCTGGGACCACGCAGTCATCTCCGACCAAGTGTACCACGACGTGAAGAGCAACTGCAACTTCAGCGACGAGAACTCGACGGACGCCTGCAATGCGGCCCTCGACGCGTACTATGCCGTTTACGACATCATCGACATGTACAGTCTGTATGCGCCGGTCTGCCTCGACTCCGCCGCCAGCGCCTCGGGGATCTCCACCAAGAATGGCCATTTCATCAGCGGAGTCGCCCCTAAACTCGCCTCCAGACAC AGCCAATGGCATCAGAAGCCGACAGGGTACGATCCTTGCGCGTATTATTACACCGAAGCGTACTTCAACAGGGGAGACGTGCAGGAAGCTTTGCATGCCAATGTATCTGGGAGCATCCCTTACAATTGGACTCACTGCAG TGACGTGATCAACTATTGGAACGATTCTCCTGCATCCATTCTTCCGGTCATCCGCAAGCTCGTGGACGGAGGCGTCAGGGTTTGGGTTTACAGCGGCGACGCCGATGGCAGGATTCCGGTGACGGCCACGCGGTACACGCTCAGAAAGCTCGGCCTCAAAACGGTGCAAGAGTGGACGCCGTGGTACGATCGACAAGAGGTCGGCGGATGGAGGATCGTGTACGATCAAGGGCTCACCTTCGTCACCATCCGGGGCGCCGGCCACGAGGTTCCGACGTTTGCGCCGAGGCAGGCACGGCAGCTCGTTCGCGCCTTCTTGGCTAACAAACAGTTGCCTTCTTCCCCCTTTTAG
- the LOC121992749 gene encoding uncharacterized protein LOC121992749 has protein sequence MAVIDAGKKRSRSLCNFLSCFGLTPLPETAKSHKFVPKNKTMPESAVVAAPVAAAGIQPKEKKAKPVNSSFLRWFLKRYDKERKGEEGSRRRRNHYGFRQAPIGSQTKPRVQNSQVHRVASKYKMQAEPTQVYRIRDRTKVGTRVVHPSSLELQASECQEICKGVIKYEHEPLSRLLTIIVMVLTLLLVVSWITVIICLCTWLYLFPRLRATIQKENATGNDKRGNEEIDLNSKEYKKMVVLKGLLERDRARRLSPMKTAGAQ, from the exons ATGGCAGTTATTGATGCCGGGAAGAAGAGAAGCCGTTCTCTCTGCAATTTCCTCTCCTGCTTTGGCTTAACCCCCTTGCCGGAGACTGCCAAGTCGCATAAGTTTGTGCCGAAGAATAAGACGATGCCGGAGAGCGCCGTTGTTGCTGCCCCCGTTGCAGCCGCCGGCATCCAGCCAAAGGAGAAGAAGGCCAAGCCTGTCAACAGCAGTTTCCTCCGTTGGTTCCTCAAG CGTTATGACaaggaaagaaaaggggaagaaggctcgagGAGAAGGCGGAACCATTACGGTTTCAGACAAGCACCCATCGGAAGCCAAACCAAACCAAGAGTTCAGAATTCACAAGTACACCGAGTGGCTTCCAAGTACAAGATGCAGGCTGAACCCACACAGGTTTATCGGATTCGTGACAGGACCAAAGTCGGCACCCGAGTAGTCCATCCTAGCTCGCTTGAACTACAGGCATCCGAGTGTCAAGAGATCTGCAAAGGTGTAATCAAATACGAACATGAACCCTTGTCCAGGCTATTGACGATCATTGTGATGGTGTTGACGTTGTTGTTGGTGGTTAGTTGGATCACTGTGATCATTTGTTTATGCACTTGGCTCTACCTCTTTCCTCGGCTTCGTGCTACAATACAAAAGGAAAATGCCACTGGTAATGACAAAAGAGGAAATGAAGAGATAGACTTGAACTCGAAGGAGTACAAGAAGATGGTCGTGCTCAAAGGCTTGCTTGAAAGAGACCGTGCCCGAAGATTATCACCAATGAAAACAGCTGGTGCACAATGA
- the LOC121991127 gene encoding protein BPS1, chloroplastic-like, translated as MASSGLIKWFDSLFSHPSSLLESPSSSPSSRLFEETLALRLRSLLPVPCESPGTPILWLASALRVLSLTLSDAAAAFVASDSLDSDVDYLDSSVALLDACNAVSAEIARVERRLLYLRLALRCLTPDEDGHDDDRPKGKLHCARKAVAEWESIPSCEIGRSAGELIHRMAPRCAESAARRRVTYAAEEVSRLVMAAALVALGGREGKSQIGEMRVSCDCPWAEAFNQVAAAVSDRLGASLPLELAAVEAEVGTLARGIEREDVGDGVVATVGRAAEELTSALEKLRESVNGAFQAATGTRNALLNGLRARNWS; from the coding sequence ATGGCTTCTTCTGGTTTAATCAAGTGGTTCGATTCGCTCTTCTCCCATCCGAGTTCCCTGCTCGAGTCGCCCTCTTCCTCCCCTTCGTCTCGCCTCTTCGAGGAAACCCTAGCTCTCCGCCTCCGCTCCCTCCTCCCGGTTCCCTGCGAATCCCCGGGTACGCCTATACTCTGGCTCGCAAGCGCCCTCCGCGTGCTTTCCCTCACCCTATCCGACGCCGCCGCCGCCTTCGTTGCCTCCGACTCCCTCGACTCCGATGTCGATTATCTCGACTCCAGCGTCGCGTTGCTTGACGCCTGTAACGCCGTCTCCGCTGAGATCGCGCGAGTGGAGCGCCGCCTGCTCTATCTCAGACTCGCCCTCCGCTGCCTGACCCCCGATGAGGACGGCCACGACGACGATCGTCCAAAGGGCAAGCTCCACTGCGCACGAAAGGCGGTCGCGGAGTGGGAGAGCATCCCGAGCTGCGAGATCGGGCGTTCTGCCGGCGAGCTGATCCATCGAATGGCCCCGCGGTGCGCGGAGTCTGCTGCTCGCCGCCGCGTGACGTACGCGGCAGAGGAGGTTTCGCGCCTGGTGATGGCGGCGGCGCTCGTGGCTCTCGGCGGAAGAGAGGGTAAATCGCAAATAGGCGAGATGCGGGTTTCCTGCGATTGTCCGTGGGCGGAGGCGTTCAACCAGGTCGCGGCGGCCGTTTCGGACCGACTAGGAGCGTCATTACCGTTGGAGTTGGCAGCGGTGGAGGCGGAGGTGGGGACACTGGCGAGAGGGATCGAACGGGAGGACGTCGGAGACGGAGTGGTCGCGACAGTGGGGAGAGCGGCGGAGGAATTGACGTCGGCATTGGAGAAGCTGAGGGAGAGCGTGAACGGAGCGTTTCAGGCAGCGACAGGAACCAGGAATGCGTTATTGAACGGCCTGCGGGCTCGTAATTGGAGCTAG